A single region of the Lysinibacillus sp. B2A1 genome encodes:
- a CDS encoding endonuclease MutS2, whose translation MIAERALKTLEYDKVRQQVAVYCTSSIGKTAIDELVPQTDYEKVVQLLEEMDEGLSILRVKGNVPMGGIFDVRPAARRAQIGGMLSAMELMEVSSTIRASRILRNFIEDIESEAVIEIPHFITKKEAMPVLTGLQHEINNCIDDNGSVLDSASQTLRSIRQSLRAEEAKVRSKLESLIRGSNAAKMLSDALVTIRNDRFVIPVKQEYRHHYGGIVHDQSSSGQTLFIEPDSVVQANNEIHRLKMKEQAEIERILLALSAMVEEVAPDLFNLVKVLGEIDVILAKGKYGQANKCTMPKMNNDGYIRLVRARHPLLPIDTAVANDIEFGKDITAIVITGPNTGGKTVTLKTVGLCTLMAQAGLPVPALDGSELAVFKHLFADIGDEQSIEQSLSTFSSHMVNIVDILQKFDHESLVLFDELGAGTDPQEGAALAISILDEVHGRGARVMATTHYPELKAYGYNRPGVANASVEFDIETLSPTYRLLIGVPGRSNAFEISSRLGLPESIIDRAKGFTGTDRHEVESMIASLEETRRQSEDDAERSHELLMESESLRKELQEKLQAYEERKEALDKKAKEKARKIVDEAKREAESIIAELREMRKNADQVVKEHELIEARKRLEEATPLDNNKVLKKAAQVKARAQNLVVGDEVKVLSYGQRGTLLEKVSDSEWIVQMGILKMKISDSDLEYIKPEKEPVQRIAGVKNRNSHVKLELDLRGERFEDAILRTEKYIDDALLANYGRVSIIHGVGTGALRQGIQNYLKKHKRVKSFRFGEAGEGGFGVTVVELK comes from the coding sequence GTGATTGCAGAACGCGCATTGAAAACACTAGAATATGATAAAGTACGTCAGCAAGTGGCTGTGTATTGTACTTCATCAATTGGTAAAACAGCTATTGATGAGCTTGTACCACAGACAGACTATGAAAAAGTTGTGCAATTATTAGAGGAAATGGATGAAGGGCTTTCCATTTTACGTGTAAAAGGCAATGTACCAATGGGAGGGATTTTTGACGTACGCCCTGCTGCAAGACGTGCACAAATAGGTGGAATGCTTTCAGCGATGGAATTGATGGAAGTTTCAAGTACGATTCGAGCTAGCAGAATTCTTCGCAATTTCATTGAGGATATTGAATCAGAAGCAGTGATTGAGATTCCTCATTTCATTACTAAAAAGGAAGCAATGCCTGTTTTAACTGGCTTGCAGCATGAAATTAACAATTGCATTGATGACAACGGTTCAGTGCTAGATTCAGCAAGCCAAACTTTGCGTTCCATACGCCAGTCCTTACGAGCTGAGGAGGCTAAGGTACGCTCGAAGCTAGAGAGCCTTATTCGTGGGAGTAATGCCGCAAAAATGCTATCAGATGCACTCGTAACGATTCGTAATGATCGCTTTGTTATTCCTGTTAAACAGGAGTATCGTCATCACTATGGTGGGATTGTGCATGATCAATCATCTTCTGGTCAAACATTATTCATCGAGCCAGATTCGGTTGTGCAGGCAAATAATGAAATTCATCGACTCAAAATGAAGGAGCAAGCTGAAATTGAACGCATTTTACTTGCTTTAAGTGCTATGGTAGAGGAAGTAGCCCCTGATTTATTTAACTTAGTAAAAGTACTTGGTGAAATAGATGTTATTTTAGCAAAGGGGAAATATGGGCAAGCAAATAAATGCACAATGCCAAAAATGAATAACGATGGCTATATTCGCCTAGTACGTGCACGTCATCCACTTTTACCGATTGACACAGCAGTTGCCAATGATATTGAATTCGGTAAAGACATTACGGCAATTGTTATTACAGGACCAAACACTGGTGGTAAAACAGTAACATTAAAAACGGTTGGATTATGTACATTGATGGCACAGGCTGGTTTACCAGTACCTGCTCTTGATGGCTCAGAATTAGCGGTCTTCAAGCATCTATTTGCAGATATTGGTGATGAACAATCCATTGAGCAATCACTATCAACATTCTCCTCTCATATGGTTAATATTGTAGACATTTTACAAAAGTTTGATCATGAGTCACTTGTGCTCTTCGATGAACTAGGAGCTGGAACAGATCCTCAGGAGGGAGCAGCTCTTGCTATTTCTATTTTGGATGAAGTACATGGACGAGGAGCTCGTGTAATGGCAACGACTCACTACCCAGAACTAAAAGCTTATGGTTATAATCGTCCTGGCGTTGCCAATGCAAGTGTGGAGTTTGATATTGAAACGTTGAGTCCAACATATCGTCTGCTTATCGGTGTTCCTGGTCGCTCCAATGCATTTGAAATTTCAAGTCGCCTTGGCCTACCAGAGTCAATAATAGATAGAGCGAAAGGCTTTACAGGTACAGACCGTCATGAAGTGGAGTCAATGATTGCTTCACTTGAGGAGACACGTCGCCAATCTGAGGATGATGCAGAGCGATCTCATGAATTACTGATGGAATCCGAATCCTTACGTAAAGAGCTGCAGGAAAAACTACAGGCTTATGAGGAGCGTAAAGAGGCACTTGACAAAAAAGCAAAGGAAAAGGCTCGTAAAATTGTCGATGAGGCGAAGAGAGAAGCTGAATCAATCATAGCTGAATTGCGTGAAATGCGTAAAAATGCGGATCAGGTCGTGAAGGAGCATGAGCTTATAGAAGCTCGTAAACGTTTGGAAGAGGCGACACCTCTCGATAATAATAAAGTGCTAAAGAAAGCAGCACAAGTCAAGGCACGCGCTCAAAACCTAGTTGTCGGAGACGAGGTAAAGGTGTTAAGCTATGGTCAACGGGGTACTTTACTGGAAAAAGTGTCCGATTCCGAATGGATTGTGCAAATGGGCATTTTGAAAATGAAAATTTCGGATAGTGACCTTGAATATATCAAGCCAGAGAAAGAGCCCGTGCAACGTATTGCAGGTGTTAAAAACCGCAATAGCCATGTGAAATTAGAATTGGATTTACGTGGTGAGCGTTTCGAGGACGCGATTTTACGTACTGAAAAGTATATTGATGATGCCTTACTAGCCAATTATGGGCGTGTATCGATTATTCATGGTGTTGGTACAGGTGCATTGCGTCAGGGAATTCAAAACTATTTGAAAAAGCATAAGCGTGTAAAATCCTTCCGTTTTGGTGAAGCCGGTGAGGGAGGCTTTGGTGTCACGGTTGTGGAATTGAAATAA
- a CDS encoding DUF350 domain-containing protein: protein MLNSSFWRYPIIETAGYFSVVVLCLVVSMALFEVVTKYKNWEEIKNGNVAVALATGGKILGICNIFRYSIARHSTLSEMIGWGLFGFTLLIVAYFLFEFMTPRFNVDQEIANDNRSVGFISFTISVGLSFVIGASIA, encoded by the coding sequence ATGCTGAATTCTAGCTTTTGGCGATATCCGATTATCGAAACGGCAGGATACTTTAGTGTTGTTGTGTTATGTTTAGTCGTCTCGATGGCATTGTTCGAAGTCGTTACGAAATATAAAAATTGGGAAGAAATAAAAAACGGCAATGTTGCTGTAGCACTCGCAACTGGAGGGAAAATATTGGGAATTTGCAACATTTTCCGCTATTCCATTGCTCGACATAGCACATTGAGCGAAATGATTGGCTGGGGTCTTTTTGGCTTTACATTACTGATTGTGGCATATTTTTTATTTGAATTTATGACTCCACGTTTTAATGTAGATCAAGAAATTGCGAATGATAATCGCTCTGTTGGCTTTATTTCCTTCACCATTTCAGTAGGTCTATCGTTTGTGATTGGGGCAAGTATTGCATAG
- the zapA gene encoding cell division protein ZapA — protein sequence MENQEKNKISVEIYGHTYKMVGSESIGHMRLVASIVDDRMREMNLHNPSLDSTKLAVLTAVNTVHDYLLLKEQMERLEEELKKLKG from the coding sequence ATGGAAAATCAAGAAAAGAATAAAATTTCCGTGGAAATATATGGTCACACTTATAAAATGGTCGGCTCTGAATCCATTGGACATATGCGACTTGTCGCTTCAATTGTTGATGACCGTATGCGCGAAATGAATTTACATAACCCCTCACTTGATAGCACAAAACTTGCTGTTCTAACAGCAGTAAATACTGTTCACGATTATTTACTATTAAAAGAGCAGATGGAGCGACTAGAAGAAGAATTGAAAAAATTAAAGGGTTGA
- a CDS encoding phenylalanine--tRNA ligase subunit beta, with amino-acid sequence MLVSLEWLKDYVNTQDLVPEQLAEKITRSGIEVDAVIDRANGMDKVVVGYVVSKEKHPEADKLNICQVDVGEAEPQQIICGAPNVDAGQKVIVARPGAHLPGGIKIKKAKLRGHESNGMICSLQELGIEGKLVPKAYSEGIYVLPADAEIGSDALAILGLRDTVLELGLTPNRSDALSMLGVAYEVGAILSEEVKYPEIAYNTSTEKAEDKLKLRVEDLQANPMYVAKVVKNVKIAESPMWLQNRLMAAGVRPHNNVVDVTNYILMEYGQPLHAFDYDSLATGEIVVRKATEGEQITTLDDQERTLKATDLVITNGKEPVAIAGVMGGANSEVTESTTTVVIESAYFDGLTVRQTSRRLGLRSDASARFEKGVDPNRVLPAAERAAALLAELAGGEVLEGTCLVDELDKTPARIVVSPDFINERLGMKISLEDMLSILERLKFSVEAANGLLIIDAPTRRQDIKIEEDIVEEIARLFGYDEIPMTLPEGATQVGSLTPYQANRRVVRNFMEGAGLYQAVTYSLTSEALSQRFALKAEPVTRLLMPMSEERSTLRQSLIPHLIEAAAYNVARQAESVALYEVGSVFLGQLEEGQPYEEEHVAAVLTGKWLDHAWQGEKKAVDFFVLKGIVEGVIGKLGLEERLSFVQAQVDGLHPGRTASILLDGEQVGIIGGLHPAEQKAWGVKDTYVMEMNLVALLNATTQEEPLAYTSVPRFPAMSRDIALIMNRTTTAGKVITVIRSAGVKLLKDIRVFDVYEGEKMEPGKKSVAFSLTYLDPERTLTDEEVVSAHNKVLKAIATIEGTEVR; translated from the coding sequence ATGTTAGTTTCATTAGAATGGTTAAAAGATTATGTAAATACACAGGATTTAGTGCCTGAGCAGTTAGCGGAAAAAATTACGCGCTCTGGAATTGAGGTAGATGCGGTAATTGATCGCGCTAACGGAATGGATAAAGTTGTAGTGGGCTATGTCGTTTCAAAAGAAAAACACCCTGAAGCGGATAAATTAAATATTTGCCAAGTGGATGTTGGTGAAGCTGAGCCACAACAAATTATTTGTGGTGCGCCAAACGTTGATGCGGGACAAAAGGTTATTGTGGCTCGCCCAGGTGCACATTTACCAGGCGGCATTAAAATTAAAAAAGCGAAACTACGTGGACATGAATCAAATGGTATGATTTGTTCATTACAAGAGCTAGGAATCGAAGGGAAGCTTGTTCCTAAAGCATATTCTGAAGGAATTTATGTACTTCCTGCTGATGCTGAAATTGGTTCAGATGCCCTTGCTATTTTAGGTTTACGAGACACAGTACTAGAGCTCGGTTTAACACCAAATCGTTCAGATGCACTGTCAATGCTGGGTGTAGCATACGAAGTTGGTGCAATTCTTTCGGAAGAAGTAAAGTATCCAGAAATCGCCTACAACACATCTACTGAAAAAGCGGAAGACAAATTAAAGCTTCGAGTAGAAGATTTACAAGCAAACCCAATGTACGTAGCTAAAGTTGTGAAAAATGTAAAAATCGCAGAATCACCAATGTGGCTACAAAATCGTTTAATGGCTGCGGGTGTACGTCCGCACAATAATGTTGTTGATGTAACGAACTATATCTTAATGGAATACGGTCAACCGCTTCATGCCTTTGATTACGATAGCCTTGCAACAGGTGAAATCGTTGTACGTAAAGCGACAGAGGGTGAACAAATTACAACTTTAGATGACCAAGAGCGTACATTAAAAGCGACTGATTTAGTGATTACTAATGGTAAAGAGCCAGTAGCTATCGCAGGTGTAATGGGAGGCGCAAATTCTGAGGTAACAGAGTCTACTACAACAGTTGTTATTGAATCTGCTTATTTCGATGGCTTAACTGTACGCCAAACTTCACGTCGTCTCGGCTTGCGCTCAGATGCTTCTGCTCGTTTCGAAAAGGGCGTAGACCCTAACCGCGTTTTACCAGCAGCAGAACGAGCGGCAGCATTATTAGCTGAACTTGCTGGTGGAGAAGTGTTAGAAGGCACATGCCTTGTGGATGAACTGGATAAAACACCAGCTCGAATTGTTGTATCGCCAGACTTTATTAATGAGCGATTAGGAATGAAAATTTCTTTAGAAGATATGCTTTCTATTTTAGAACGTCTGAAATTCAGTGTAGAGGCAGCGAACGGCTTGTTAATAATTGATGCACCAACTCGTCGTCAGGATATTAAAATTGAAGAGGATATTGTTGAGGAAATTGCTCGTTTATTTGGTTATGATGAAATTCCAATGACATTACCAGAGGGTGCTACTCAAGTAGGTAGTTTAACACCATATCAAGCAAATCGTCGTGTAGTTCGCAATTTTATGGAGGGAGCAGGACTTTACCAGGCTGTAACTTATTCATTAACATCTGAGGCATTGTCACAGCGTTTCGCATTAAAGGCTGAGCCAGTTACTCGCTTACTAATGCCTATGAGTGAAGAACGTTCAACATTACGTCAGAGCCTGATTCCTCATCTAATTGAAGCAGCTGCTTATAATGTAGCTCGTCAAGCTGAGAGTGTTGCACTTTATGAAGTTGGTTCTGTGTTCCTTGGTCAATTAGAAGAAGGGCAGCCATATGAGGAGGAGCATGTGGCAGCGGTTTTAACAGGAAAATGGCTAGATCATGCTTGGCAAGGTGAGAAAAAAGCGGTTGACTTCTTTGTCTTAAAAGGTATTGTTGAGGGGGTTATTGGTAAGCTAGGTTTAGAGGAGCGCCTTTCATTTGTGCAAGCACAAGTCGATGGCTTACATCCAGGTCGTACGGCTAGCATTCTTTTAGATGGTGAGCAAGTCGGCATTATTGGCGGTTTACATCCTGCAGAGCAAAAAGCGTGGGGTGTTAAAGACACATATGTTATGGAAATGAATTTAGTAGCATTATTAAATGCCACTACACAAGAGGAACCACTTGCCTACACATCAGTGCCTCGTTTCCCAGCAATGTCTCGTGATATCGCTCTAATCATGAATCGCACTACAACTGCAGGGAAGGTCATCACAGTTATCCGCTCAGCTGGCGTAAAATTATTGAAAGACATCCGTGTATTTGATGTTTACGAAGGTGAAAAAATGGAGCCAGGTAAAAAATCTGTTGCATTCTCACTCACTTACCTTGATCCAGAGCGTACTTTAACAGATGAAGAAGTTGTTTCTGCACATAATAAGGTACTAAAAGCTATTGCAACAATTGAAGGTACAGAAGTACGTTAA
- a CDS encoding DNA polymerase/3'-5' exonuclease PolX — MNKKTIIRTLEKIALYMELQGENPFKVSAFRKAAAALEGDERSLSEMEDVTKLKGIGKGTAAVIEDLLTTGQSSLLKELEEIVPKGLLPLLKLPGLGGKKIAKLHQELGIDSAESLKAACEACKVRELAGFAAKTEEKILKELANLANRSERLPIWQLEPVVLQIEALLGSMKEVERFSVAGSFRRAAETSKDIDFIVVTEAVEAVREQLLHKLSIQEVVAAGDTKISVILDLDDPVSVDFRLVKDAEYATALHHFTGSKDHNVRMRQIAKARGEKISEYGVEQAEGTVLTFTDEAAFFAHFDLPFIPPSLRTGTTEFDKTGDIQTLVKLEDIKADLHMHTTWSDGAYSVAEMGEALISRGYLYSVITDHSQFLKVANGLTPERLVKQRAEIDAFNKAHSEFHLYAGTEMDILPDGSLDFDDEVLKELDFVIASIHSSFTQSQEKIMTRLLTAMQNPYVHMIAHPTGRIIEDRQGYNPDMEQLIAWAKEYGKILELNANPYRLDLCVEHLEMAMAAGVPVAINTDAHDIAHLRFMDIGVRYANRAWLKKDMIVNTWTQEQFEAFIRRNK; from the coding sequence TTGAACAAAAAAACAATTATTCGCACACTTGAAAAAATCGCATTATATATGGAATTACAGGGGGAAAATCCATTTAAAGTATCAGCCTTTCGAAAAGCGGCTGCGGCCCTTGAAGGGGATGAACGCTCATTAAGTGAGATGGAGGATGTAACGAAGCTAAAAGGAATTGGTAAAGGAACTGCTGCTGTCATTGAGGATTTATTAACAACTGGACAGTCCAGTCTCTTAAAAGAATTAGAGGAAATTGTTCCTAAGGGCTTGCTACCATTATTAAAATTACCTGGATTAGGTGGTAAAAAAATAGCCAAGCTTCATCAGGAGCTAGGAATTGATTCGGCAGAAAGTCTAAAGGCTGCATGTGAGGCATGTAAAGTTCGTGAACTGGCTGGCTTTGCGGCGAAAACGGAAGAAAAAATATTAAAGGAGCTTGCTAATTTAGCAAATCGTTCTGAGCGTTTACCAATTTGGCAGTTGGAGCCTGTTGTTTTACAAATAGAAGCACTTCTAGGTAGTATGAAGGAAGTAGAACGTTTTTCAGTTGCTGGAAGCTTCCGTCGAGCTGCAGAAACAAGTAAGGATATTGATTTTATCGTTGTGACTGAGGCAGTTGAGGCTGTTCGTGAACAACTGTTGCATAAGCTTTCTATACAAGAAGTGGTAGCAGCTGGTGATACAAAAATTTCTGTCATATTAGATTTAGACGATCCAGTAAGTGTGGATTTCCGTTTAGTAAAGGATGCAGAATATGCAACAGCCTTACATCATTTTACAGGCTCAAAAGATCATAATGTTCGTATGCGTCAAATTGCTAAAGCACGTGGTGAGAAGATAAGTGAATATGGCGTTGAGCAGGCAGAAGGCACCGTATTGACCTTTACAGATGAAGCAGCATTTTTTGCCCATTTTGATTTACCGTTTATCCCTCCAAGCCTACGTACAGGTACAACAGAGTTTGACAAAACAGGTGATATTCAAACCTTAGTAAAACTAGAGGATATCAAGGCAGATTTGCATATGCATACGACTTGGTCAGATGGAGCCTATTCTGTGGCAGAAATGGGCGAGGCTTTAATCTCACGAGGCTATCTATATAGCGTTATTACAGATCATTCGCAATTTTTAAAAGTAGCAAATGGTTTAACGCCTGAGCGTTTAGTAAAGCAGCGTGCTGAAATAGATGCATTTAATAAAGCACATTCGGAATTTCATTTATATGCAGGGACAGAAATGGATATTTTGCCAGATGGGTCTCTTGATTTTGACGATGAAGTATTAAAAGAGTTAGATTTTGTAATTGCATCTATCCACTCTAGCTTTACACAGTCCCAGGAAAAAATAATGACACGTTTACTAACAGCGATGCAAAATCCGTATGTGCATATGATTGCGCATCCTACAGGTCGCATTATTGAAGATCGTCAGGGTTATAATCCTGATATGGAGCAATTAATTGCTTGGGCGAAGGAATATGGTAAAATTTTAGAGTTAAATGCCAATCCTTATCGTCTTGATTTATGTGTAGAGCATTTAGAAATGGCCATGGCAGCTGGTGTGCCTGTAGCCATTAATACAGACGCCCACGATATTGCTCATTTGCGTTTTATGGATATTGGAGTACGTTATGCAAATAGAGCATGGTTGAAAAAAGATATGATTGTGAATACATGGACGCAGGAACAATTTGAGGCGTTTATTCGACGAAATAAATAG
- a CDS encoding phenylalanine--tRNA ligase subunit alpha, with protein sequence MEEQLKQLEQEALAKIEAAANLKELNDVRVAYLGKKGPITDLLKGMGKLSAEERPKMGALVNTVREKVTAVLEEKATVLEEAAIAEKLASESIDVTLPGREIKVGNRHPLTRVIEEIEDLFIGMGYEIAEGPEVEKDYYNFEALNLPKGHPARDMQDSFYISEEILLRTHTSPVQARTMEAKKGETIRIICPGKVFRRDNDDATHSHQFMQIEGLVIGENIRMSDLKGTLDTLAKKMFGADREIRLRPSFFPFTEPSVEMDISCFKCGGSGCNVCKRTGWIEILGAGMVHPNVLEMAGYDPKKVSGFAFGIGAERIAMLKYGVDDIRHFYTSDTRFLSQFERTEA encoded by the coding sequence ATGGAAGAGCAATTAAAGCAGTTAGAGCAAGAAGCACTTGCTAAAATTGAAGCAGCAGCAAATTTAAAAGAATTAAATGATGTGCGTGTAGCATACCTAGGAAAAAAAGGACCTATCACAGATTTATTAAAGGGCATGGGGAAATTATCAGCAGAGGAACGCCCTAAAATGGGTGCCTTAGTGAATACAGTTCGTGAAAAGGTAACAGCTGTTTTAGAAGAAAAGGCAACTGTGCTAGAGGAAGCAGCTATTGCTGAAAAATTAGCAAGTGAGTCGATTGATGTCACTTTACCAGGCCGAGAAATTAAAGTAGGAAATCGCCATCCTTTGACACGTGTTATTGAAGAAATTGAAGATTTATTTATTGGAATGGGCTATGAAATTGCAGAAGGTCCTGAAGTGGAGAAGGATTATTATAACTTTGAAGCACTGAACTTACCAAAGGGCCATCCTGCTCGTGATATGCAGGATTCGTTCTATATTTCCGAGGAAATATTATTACGTACACATACATCACCTGTGCAGGCTCGCACAATGGAGGCAAAAAAAGGCGAAACCATTCGAATTATTTGTCCAGGAAAAGTATTCCGTCGTGACAATGATGATGCTACACACTCACACCAATTCATGCAAATCGAAGGGTTAGTGATTGGCGAAAATATTCGCATGAGTGACCTTAAAGGTACTTTAGATACTTTAGCAAAAAAAATGTTTGGTGCTGATCGCGAAATTCGCTTACGTCCAAGCTTCTTCCCATTTACAGAGCCATCTGTTGAAATGGATATCTCTTGCTTTAAATGTGGTGGTTCAGGCTGTAACGTTTGTAAACGTACAGGCTGGATTGAAATTTTAGGTGCTGGTATGGTACATCCAAATGTGCTTGAAATGGCTGGCTATGATCCGAAGAAAGTTTCAGGCTTTGCATTTGGTATCGGTGCAGAACGTATCGCAATGTTGAAATATGGTGTCGACGATATTCGTCATTTCTATACAAGTGACACACGTTTCTTATCACAATTCGAGCGAACAGAGGCGTAA
- a CDS encoding IS3 family transposase has protein sequence MCRVLKVSTSGYYKWLAKQAAPITEKEEYKMKVTQKIKQSFHESYGTYGSPRVHKDLLEWGYPLSQKTVANIMRGLELCATQPRSYVTTTDSNHDALVYPNILKRMFYVEEPDQVWVADITYIRTLEGWVYLASIMDLYSRKIVAWEMADHMKVDLVLIALKKAFFIRRPKKGLIHHSDRGAQYCSTEYIELLKKHGCQISMSKKGDPYDNACIESFHATIKKEMIYRQKFQTKKAAFKAINGYISNFYNEHRRHSTLGYRSPNQFERLTFQKHAS, from the coding sequence ATGTGCCGCGTTTTAAAAGTGTCGACGAGTGGCTATTATAAATGGCTGGCAAAACAGGCAGCACCGATAACAGAAAAAGAAGAATATAAAATGAAAGTTACACAAAAAATTAAACAATCGTTTCATGAAAGCTATGGTACGTATGGCAGCCCGCGAGTACATAAAGATCTGTTGGAATGGGGTTATCCTCTTTCACAAAAAACAGTGGCAAACATCATGCGAGGACTGGAACTGTGCGCAACACAGCCGAGAAGCTATGTGACGACAACAGATTCAAATCATGACGCACTGGTGTATCCGAATATACTGAAACGCATGTTTTATGTGGAAGAACCAGATCAAGTATGGGTCGCTGATATTACCTATATCCGAACGCTGGAGGGATGGGTGTATTTAGCGAGTATTATGGATCTGTATTCTCGTAAAATTGTAGCGTGGGAAATGGCCGATCATATGAAAGTAGATTTAGTGTTAATAGCTTTGAAAAAAGCGTTCTTCATACGCCGACCCAAAAAAGGACTCATTCATCATTCAGACCGTGGGGCGCAATACTGTTCAACGGAATATATCGAACTTTTAAAAAAGCATGGTTGCCAAATTAGTATGAGTAAAAAAGGTGATCCGTATGACAATGCCTGCATTGAATCGTTTCATGCGACCATAAAAAAAGAAATGATTTATCGCCAAAAATTCCAAACAAAGAAAGCAGCCTTCAAAGCGATAAATGGTTATATTTCTAATTTTTATAATGAACATAGAAGACATTCGACCCTTGGCTATCGTTCACCGAACCAATTTGAACGCTTAACGTTTCAGAAACACGCAAGTTAA
- a CDS encoding ribonuclease HIII, with translation MSNIVLLISTNIQKEVMSFYASHYVERKAPGIIFAAKLPDTAITMYKSGKLMFQGGGAEREAARWGSSIPTPPKASAIGAKGDVLPDGFATMSVLGSDETGTGDYFGPITVAAVYVPSTKIELVNELGVKDSKMLTDDYMRKIAPDLRAACVHSVLVLRNEKYNDLQAKGYSQGKMKAMMHNKALKNTLVKMAPDKPQHILIDQFAERGVYYNYLKNEREIVRENVLFSTKAEQLHVSVATASILARAAFLKEMDRLSKLAGMELLKGASAKVDALAARIWRGQGEDFLRSITKWHFANTEKARKMI, from the coding sequence ATGTCAAATATTGTGCTATTAATATCAACAAATATACAAAAAGAGGTGATGAGCTTCTATGCAAGCCATTATGTCGAGCGAAAGGCACCTGGTATTATCTTTGCTGCAAAGCTTCCAGATACAGCAATAACCATGTATAAATCAGGTAAATTAATGTTTCAAGGTGGAGGAGCTGAACGGGAAGCTGCTCGCTGGGGCAGTAGCATCCCTACCCCACCAAAAGCTTCAGCCATTGGTGCAAAGGGAGATGTTTTGCCGGATGGCTTTGCTACAATGTCAGTACTTGGCTCAGATGAAACTGGCACTGGCGATTACTTCGGACCGATAACCGTAGCAGCTGTTTATGTCCCCTCAACAAAAATTGAGCTTGTAAATGAGCTTGGGGTAAAGGATTCAAAAATGCTAACAGATGACTATATGCGTAAAATAGCACCAGATTTACGTGCAGCCTGTGTCCATAGCGTGTTGGTGCTGCGGAATGAGAAATACAATGATTTACAGGCAAAGGGCTATTCACAGGGAAAAATGAAGGCAATGATGCACAATAAAGCACTTAAAAACACTCTAGTAAAAATGGCACCAGATAAACCACAGCATATTTTAATTGATCAGTTTGCTGAACGAGGTGTGTATTATAATTACTTAAAGAATGAGCGAGAAATCGTTCGAGAGAATGTACTTTTTTCAACAAAAGCTGAGCAATTGCATGTTTCAGTCGCAACGGCCTCCATATTAGCTCGTGCGGCTTTCTTAAAGGAAATGGATCGGCTAAGTAAGCTTGCTGGAATGGAATTATTAAAGGGAGCTTCTGCAAAAGTAGATGCTTTAGCAGCACGTATATGGCGAGGTCAGGGTGAGGATTTTCTACGCTCCATTACGAAATGGCATTTTGCCAATACCGAAAAAGCAAGAAAAATGATTTAA